GTTATACTCCattaaaacacttataaaattatacttgaatactatactaataattcTGATTTTACTCGAATCcatgtttttcaaatacataccaggtaattcaataataattataagaatatataagaattatattataataaattgtacaaacattataattcgcgctcgtttttcaaaaatgtcgaaatataattacaattcaaataaattgtgaatatttttaaaacttgttcAGCTGTTGTTATGTATTCGACTGGTGTTAAATGTacaaattctaaaatgtttgccaaaaaaaaaaaaaaaatttcctaactgtataatttatttatacaccatGAACTCAGAAGTATcaaatgtactataataatattattagtatcaataaaattataacgttaattttttgattactaTATTGTTTGCAGGGATTAGCGTTTGTGGATGGCAAAGTGGAATTACATCAGTTGAAGTTGGACAAAAGGAACGAGACAGCCGATCGTTGCGAACAGCTCACTAGTTTTCTGGCCGGTCTATAGTAGTGAACTGCTGCAAGcttctaacataatataaacataatgtgCCAATAacagtgtttttaatttaataatatataatatatttttctagctCTGATaacgtgtaataatataataaaaaataatattcattacttGTGCGGTACACAGTATAATTCtacgaaacaaaaataacatcttacatatatgtatgtacaactacgtaataatattttaattttttatttgccaTGTGCATaactataaacttttatataattgtatatactattggtgtgtaaaaggtaaaaaaaaaaaaataataaatataaatattatattatagtattataataataacgaataataaatcaaacataatagAATATGTCATTTTAATCGTTCATCACAATAAATTCCCATCCGTTTTTAATagcttcataataatatataatacggttCTAGTTGTCGATCAGTCTACTTAAAGTTTTttgaggaaaaaaaatactgaatcTCATCTCATGTTTTCTTCTGTGTCTTTCGCCAATCAATTCAGTTATTTTGCTCCCCGTTCAGATTCTTGTAGTTTTCGTCGACCAACTTGCTCCATTGGTGCATGTTATTCAACGCTCCTTCCTTCATGACGTTTAGTTTTGGATTCATTTGACCCAAtgcctttaaaataaaaaataaatcgaacGATAAGACACGCTTTGTTTTCTCGTCTAAAAAACGCAACCAACCTGGTACAGTGGCAGACATATATCTGCGATCCATCTGATCTGTAACTGTGGAAGTTCGTGTTGCCTCTCTCGGTCCATCAGAGCTTGAGGCTGGATTTTCAATTCAAATCTTTCTTTGTCGCCTTGCTCGATGAATTCGTCTGTCACCAGTCTGGCGGCTCGCTTTTGCACGTGCCATTGCTTTGTGGACGCAGCCAAGTCAGAAGACGTCATCAACATCGCCATCAACAAGTATCGCTGCGATTCTTCGTCCCAACTGTATTCTTTAGACTCGATTAATCGGAAGAACTTGTTTCtcaatctaaaaaaatcaaaacaaatataatgtaaaccgCAATACtctaaaatagaattattgaaaaaaatatagttaaaaaaatatatgtacacaaCATCAAAAAAGCGCATTGAACGATTAttccaataattataatttataacatatcatAAAAAGAAGAATAagtgtttaattaatagtaatattatcacatagaacatgattttataataaagacaacaatataacattgaaTGTGTTTACATAAGACTtggctattattttttccccaaaaaactatattcaatACATGAAAACCCGTTTTAtgagatattaatttttttctaaacaataCTGATAGAGTTGACTTCAATCGATGTATCAATAAACATTTGTATTCAAATggatgtgataaaaaaaaacataaaatacaatgatataacatattattatcgaaaaatataaacaatgtaaACAACTTTAAAACACTAAACTAATAGAAACttcaaagtttataatatcgcTGTAAATATTTGGCTCGAATTtaacactatatattttaatgtgaatacatcaacattttatgcaatttttttttacacaataatttgaattcattatgttaatacttaaaacgCGCATGTTTACTCACTGGAAATACATGGACAGATCAGTGGCCAGTATACTATGTTTTAACACTTTCATCACAGTTGAAAAACTTTCCGCGGATAGACTCGAGAATATATTGAGATTCTAGAAAATagacaaatgtataaaatattgcgcTCGAATAATTTACTTGATGTACTAATTTATTCGACTTACTTCGCTACTTAGTATCATCACTGCATGATTGAAATGATGATGTTCCATTGTATTGGTAGTACCATACAATAAAACCAATGCCGATCTGGCTCTAAAACACAATCATAAatcattagaaataattttcggTTGATCTCTtgtattgacatttttaagtcatttattgttatttcataactataattttaattaaaatttcaaaaataaacaaacataatacttattattcaaagtgtttaaaaaacaatgaccacgttaaaaaaacattgtataaattaaaactgtagatcttttattatattttgtaatattttctacTTATAATGAtctcaaaaaatacatatggtggttataaaatcagtatacctacattaatttCTCAgcttacaattaaaaatttgaatagtttCAAATAGTacggttattattgttttttttttttttaattattattattaaaattaaccatTATGGTAAGACATACTTCTCTTGGAATGAATTGTTTGTGCCCCTATGATCGAGATCGTGACACAGGCATCCGACAAACATTCCCAACACTTCGAGATCAGAGAATGTATTCTTCATATCACATCCCTTcaaacacatttaatattcattatacgcTCTGGTTAAATAatctttttgtaatttatttaccatCATAATAGCAAACATGACTTGAGCCACATTGAAAGCATGTCTCCAGTTGTGGTAAGGTACGTCTCTGTAGTTGCGTTTCACCGTGATAAGGAACCGATATAGCGTCTGAAATATAAACAACATATTGACATTATTGCGTTATGataaaaacgataattatCCGAAAAcaattcatttcatttttaatataagtatgaattagttatttgataatttaagaatgaaaaattaactcTGATAAGTTAtgtgatttttaaactattactaTGACATTAAATCTTCAAAAATGGTTCATAGAAttgagatatattatttttttactatattaaatttaatgcatttttatatggcataattgtttaatattaacataatatcataatataatgttttttgtaataattacaataaacacTCCATTATAGTCGACAacgataatgaaataaaacagttCTGAACTGAGATAGATACATAAATCAAGAGtcgtatatttaatgaattattttacacagtAAGTACTTCTGTACTCCTACATATAtgcgtttataattataatttaaaatgtttagatatactgtgtaataatatcataatattatgaacaatataaaattattttccactGTAATAaatcagatatttttttttcagatcattattaagtaattgtaCCTAATACTATTGAGTTGCATGGTATAATATGACGAATGCCgtttcaaacatattataaataaataattataagttttatggATAAATATGAGTGTTGAATGTACATTCAGTTTAGCAACGTTTTATTgttctgtttatttttatcagtttaattttaattaagtattgttacaattcaattaaaaaaaatgttacctaAATTCGGaccattaaatgtaaataataaattaaatgaaacaatatatttaagttatcaTTCCATTTCAAGTATGTTATCTTAAAGTACTTTTTCTGACAAATTTTGACAATCCACATTATTCACAGTATAAAACCTTTTTCATTTCCGCTATACTTATATTTCTTGCTATTCACTTCCTGTCTATTGCCAAGGGCCGTTATTTGTgcatgaaaatatttcaaagccCATGAaatacttagtataatattaattcctactataaaaaatttaaagtctaCTATTCTCTGCTTTGaagtcattcaaaaaaatttatatttctttgtgtttttaacatattcctatgttattattttgaggttttaaaatattatatagtttaaaaaatgaatatacgaACAATGAATTCACGACCAAAATAGTTTATTGGTAAacacgttattattaaattaagattgttttttttcatttaaaatactttatttaattagtaattttaacagTATAGTGTTAGTTATATCACTAATATCCGTATAGCTaacatgatttataatatcgtaagtGATTTGGAAACATTCCAATAGAAAACTTTTCTCCTAATTGTATTGAATCGTTTACAACATACCTatgcatacaatattttgtttatgacGTCATAATAACTTGACAAATcgaacagaaaaataaaaatttcaaaatgtccACTATTTCAGAGAATACATATTGATCTATAtcaaatgtcaaatattttttatacttcaagCAATCATTAACTCGCGTACATAATCTacaagcattttttttaaacatatattatatttcactcATTTTGCACTCACTTCTTTTTCAATGTTAAACGTCTTAACGAGTCCTAGTTCCAAAAACATGCTCACTGCCGCCATCAGCATTTCGTCGTCGTTAAGTGAAAAATCATCGAACGTTAGAGAATATAAATTCAACGAATCAGCAGCAGGTACCGGCATgccctaaaaaaatatactttattaaatcttataatatggtagcagtttttcgttattatttccATTCGATTCTGATAAcgtgatttattttcattttatgatcgctaatggttttttatttgaaaacggAGGATTTAACACTTAGATTTTTCGcggaatagtataaaaatatatttttccatatttcTATAGTTGTCAGCGTCAGTGTAGGTACGTTCTTACCACACTCGACGAGACAAAGCTGTaggataataacaaaatacactTTTCAATCCGTTTAAATATACGGGGGCATTAAACTATGGAAAAACGGTCTAGAGTTCAATGACTGGGCAGTAaaagttttttcattattttcacagTGCACGAATGCATAGAATCTATATCCGGGAATGATAGTGTTTGAAATCGAAGCCagaaaagttttaaaagcataagaatattaaaaaataaatttacaagatTATTGAGCGCTTACCAGGATGCGTTCCACCTCTTTATTAGAAGCCGTCGCGTGATAAGATAGGACctgaaataaatgaatacaaaaatacgGTTTACAGAACTTTCTGAtggcacataatatatttgttttcgcACGCCCACGCGATGATCTTACTTCAATAGAGACTTTTTGTCTGGCCATCGCCTTTTCCACTTCACTATACATGAGTGTGTTGTGTATTCCCAGTCCACAGAATATTGTAAAAGCCTATGAAacgtgttttataattatagccaTAAGTAAATTACACACTGCGCATCCgtgatgttaaatatttttttttataaataattacagaaaATATCTTACCTCGAACAACTGTTCGTCGTAATCGTCGAATGGCGACGAATTCAATTTGTTGATTATACTGGCGACACCTAAAATGTATTGTCAGCGTTAGTTAAACGAAATATACGATGCAGTAATTGAATAACGAGTGCAGAACAAGTAATAAAAAgatgataatatgattattattcggAGGAGCTCGTTCCGAGTCAAAGTCGCTCTACGACTGGATATCTGTGTATTATCCACAGACACCACGTGTGCTTACGTCTGAACACCCGGAAAATCGATCGCAATTTAGTATTGCCTTATATACTTTCGGAAATCGAATGCAACGCGATAATAACTACGACCAGACAATGataatgtgataataattCACTATAACACACCAGCACACGATATCCGAACGTCGAACTCACGCTATTTGCAGACGTACGGCGACCGCTCGCAATCGGACGTGATATCGTTACACATTCAATTAtcgtaggtacaataatatcatagaaGTTATTGAATACTGAGCACAACCaccgaatttatattttatgattgtaaCTGACAAGGAGAAGTGATTAACAACACGAAGGATTCTCACAGGGTATTGTTCTATTGCAGGACCTCGGGGTACTGTGGTATAATATGCGTCTACACTCTACGTTATTTACCGCTCGAGTACCGTAGTAGAGTCTCTGGGGGGTGATATGAACACTAAATCATTcaccatacattttattttctctcgatatgaaaaaataatttaacttaaaaacttaattcaaATTTCTCTTGGATAAAAATACGCGTAAAAATAGTTtggtaataattgttttcagaTCAGGTTGGATCAAATCAATGcttcaaaaacattatgacTATAAAACTTATGTTTCACCAATTAACTAATATACGTTACACAATGgctttttagaattattgagaaaaaatagttgatggagtattcaattatattagttgtaaaatcaattttcattatacaaaatagatAGTTCTAAAAGtgattgtacattttttactatttaatctaTTTGATATgatgttatagttattattattacaagatTTGTGTACTATTTCAAATAAGttaaagtatgaaaaaaaactgtttgagAACCACAACTGCATAACTCTggccatatttttttaagcaaaacgTATGAATTTATACTCTTCATAGCGATGAGTAATAATCCATTTCACCATATCAATTGTTTGGTAACACGATTATACATACCTGGGTATATGTGATCAAAAAAAGGGAGTGTGTTATTTACGATGTAATATAAACTGTACTTACCAATTATTTGGTCGTTTTTGTTCCTGATAGGCATTGCCAACAATGAGTTGATGCCTGAATCTACGATTCCCTCGCTGCACTCATGCTCGTTAATGTTCAGAACCTCCCCTGAGCAAGCCACCCTCTCGGCAAGGCTTTCCAGGTACCGTGACACGTTCTCGCCTTCCACCTTTTGCCtagaactattttataaaagcgaTATTGAATTGGTAACTGTTTGTGAcggtgtataattatttatatatttttatattaactaagggttaaaatactttatattataagatgtatcaaaataatatgtaataattacctaagttatgaacattttatttcagtttaaaacaactaatcaagatatatgttgtatataatataggtatatggatTATTTTTGCTTATAAACGGTTTTCaccaacaacaatattatgttcctaattaaaaaattaataattatagacacttaaaatactttcaccaagtatttctattatcatttaagacatgatataattaaaaaaaaaaaaaaaaaaatgcttctttgaattgtgtatttaaatttatttaaaataatctacttttttttaagttttttccaatttttattatatgataaaatgtttatacttgagtaaaaaagcttaaaattttataaaaagttttgataACAGTTGTAAGTTTTCGTAtcctaatcaaaaaaatattaaaaataaaagtaattaagtaagatttttttataagtgtttgaAAATTAGTTCAACCTTCCGTATTTCtaacacaaaaattaattattcatgccaatagaaatataaaataaaatatccttaGAAATATAGGTTAACCagactccgttcagaatcatgTTTTGTATATGACATGATTTATCatcgaattcaaatttaaaacatattttacagtgACCTATTttagacaattaaaaaatattatagaaaagcGACTTCCTCATTTTTTActcaatacttataaaataaaacataatattttgtgtaattttttttcaaacatttgaaatatgtatcttataatttttaataattcgaaacatatttgttttgaaattaagcAAAATATCGTAGAATtagaatgaattaatttttttttaggattataatacttaattgtatatattatacataatagttttatacaaattatcataaaaaatacatattaaaatcaaaattgattaaaattaaattcaatcttattatttttttccaatttaaataactttataataatatacttgcttttattttaacaaatgccaaaaatataactagttctaattaatttagttaatttttattcaatttaaatttatatgtatatatttttaaatatctccaaaatttcaaaaattaaattgcaaaaacattttttttttatcgtaattatCTAAAAGATTGGAAAAcctgtatttaagtataaatcgAGTATTACAGAACTTCTAATGAGTAATAGTGATATTGGGCTTAAAACGTTTAAGACTGTgttgtaactattatttatatatattatgtattagttgTACATAGTTCAATCATACTttttaacgttattttttatgttgtgcTTAGGCGAATTCAAGTCGAACAGCTTCGAGAAGCTGGTACTGTCACATGACTCATCTACGAGCAACACGGCCGCCCTTTCGCATTTCAAAAGCCTTTGAGCTCTCTGCATTATCTTCATTATAACTTTGTCGATAGAAGTTTGTTCTTCAAACAGATCGTGTACCACTTCCAACAAATTCTGCAACGACGTCCGTTagaatgtttttaaacatctCGATAAAATCAACACTTCCTGTAACTCATCAATAACTTACCCTGTTTCGATCATATTCGGCTCGGGAATCCTCGACGATTTGCGCGTTTGTAATGGCTATACCGACAAACTGTAAATACGTCTCGAAAAGCTGTAATACCAGAAAttgtgattaaataatattatcgttttagAACCTTACACGACTGTAATGTATAGATTAGACCTGTTTATTTAGTTAACTAAACGTTTAGAGTAAGACAATTGGATTATTTCGATCCTAGATTACAATAAGTCCTATTTCGTCAAATATCATACCTCTGTTTGCGTTTTTTGATGGTACGTACTGCGTACTATTGAAGCTAATCAATAACTAtacaaactaatttttaacatcCGGGTGTctaaaatgaatgtaaaaatcattaaattttaaaacaataatcatatcgttattaaattgttccttgaaaatgtatatggtTTATCCAAtcaaattttgagtttttgagTTCTTTAAACACCTTGTGTTCACAATCAATAGTTAAcgaatgattaattattaagacatattataatgaccagctcaaaatataactttcttattaatattatagaaaatatattctattcaaAATCAAGTTCTTGACATGAAAGTATATGGaatcgtttaaattaatttaatcgatTAAACTTCGTTAGTATtactatgattataatttacgacCGTTTGGAAGCAAAATCAAATCaccattaaatatgtataacaaacatattattaattattataatgaaaaaactgtatagtattccgtaaaataatgttgacattgtcgtataaaaataaaatcgtgtttgaattattcatagtcaatgacattattataatgcaggAATGTTTAGGTtatgataaaacaataaataatttgaaatatacatatatgtctcaatattgttattaaaatatattattagctaaGTCCGCACAACTGatgacatttatataatatgtattagcaTTAAAAAACACGTCTTGCGATTAAGCCATGTCTATTTCAAGGAACTACGCGTAGTTAACAAAAATCAACAATTCAATAACACGACAATCACGTAGTACGGAAtcgtatattttgtatcattgGCCAATACATCGTCGTAGGTCAAGTCTTTATCGGAGTGATATATCGACAGCAAAAATCACGTTagcatataatgttataacgtTTTCCGATCACAAACCGGCAGTGGCGACGTAATTAATTCGACAACATGACACACACGCATTATAAGTTTACGTTatgatttatagatttatattaaatttataacagagCAGCAACAGAAAAATTGGCCGGAAAAGTttgtaattacttatatttggTTGTGTATAGGTATCTGTTATAAGTATTGTTTGTGTGTATTTACGAGAAAGACCTGACTGCTGCACTACTGCTGCATTGTGTTTACaacagtacataatatgtctCTAAAAGTAACTCAGAGTCGAAACCACTCGTAGAAGTTTCCAAGccgattcaaaaatatttaccttttcATCCATGCTGGTGAAATGCCCGTCGTCCTTGTCCGGGTTCTTGTTGTTAACCTGCGCCACCGCAATTATCTCTTCGTACGAATTTTTCACCGGCATGCACAATAACGACGAAGTGTAGTATCCCATTATGCGGTCTACCTCGTCGTCAAATCTCGGATcctaaaatttcatattttaggaCGACATTgttgtatgttataaaatatgtacagtgtacacattATGAGTttgggagaaaaaaaaatcgaattttacgAGTTTCCcaatgtaacatattattataattttataattacaaatatattgccGTATATCGTagtgaatattttcatttttcactaTTCCAATTTTCGCTGTACAAACGAATTTAgtctatgtatatacatttgtataagcAAATGAATAACTTACAAGTACAAAGAAATAACAGAAATAAGAGTCCAGTgtgatgacaaaaaaaaaatgaattgcaattaaaattaatcgcacgtacatattattactatttcttTTAagcaaaaaagttaataaattattaattttatttttagacaaaCATCTTTAAAAGTCTTATTTgtcttaaatgaataaaatttacatattttacggGTCGTTCCACTTCAAAGTTATCTTCTAGTTTAAAGAAACGcgtttgcataatattatactgatttatatattgcgataaatacattatactgaGAACGATTGATTTCCAatcgattaataaaaaaaagtgcgaaattatattgatttttacgatattatgacttatatcataaatatttttacgatacccgaaacattattgtaaacataatttttaataatgatattaaaatatcactaaTTCCtaccattaatttattgaacgtactttaaaaaacaaatagccggatcacaatttaatattaatttatatatatttttcaggaTAAAACcgattataatactttagtaTTGCACGTACTTACTGCTAgtgaaattatgaataatcgtaacgccaaaaacaataaaacagcaaaaaaaaaaaaaattctgttatcaatataataatattatacaacgtaTTAACCGAAAAATTGTCTAGCTACAGTATTAATTAAACGGTATTACGTATTTAATACGCGTGACTCCTTTTGCGCTGCGCAAACGGTTCGAAAGtttacaaaactaaaaaaatttataattttttcaatcgatattgttaattataaaattctagtACTATACCAATTACTGTCTACCTACGCGCATTTTCACTCAGAAACTTATGAAAAGTAGTAAAGCCACTGTATAGCGCAGTCACGACGGTGGGACGACTGggacgtattataatatacctttgtATATCCACAGAAATATTCGTATTCCCCAAACGGGCGAGTGGGTTCGCGTGTATAGCCGTTACGCGGACTCCTTCCACCGTactcgttatatatatatatacacacacatttatatttatgcacTCGCACAGATGACACAATAATCGGGGGACGGGGTCGGTTGAGATGTGGTAGGTTGTCCAAGATGATCCACCGCGCCGTATAGATATATACGACTGGAATTTCATTAGCCCACGTCGACCATGTTAGgtcgtatatacatacaatattatatacatatataaatttagcTGTGGCTGTGGGGGGTGGCGTGTATGAcccagttttatttttcaaacgcaCAAAATACGAAACGTATCAATAAACGTCGATTGTACGGCCTCCagcagtatatattatggctGTGTGTAGTAAATTTCTACAAACGTTCGACAGGgatactgtaaaaataaataataaacaataagtaacgtcgataataatataacgtcgtACGAATGATAACGTATACGTAAAAAGGCCAAAAATCTCTCCGAGCTCTCAtcggtatatcgtatattaatgtaaaccaccaatataatagtatacacgCTGTGCACCCGACCGATTTTTATTACGCGATGCTGTATAAACAATATCTGGACGCTTTACGATACGTTGGGCACTAGTCCGAAAAGCTATATATATTCGTGTGTGCATCGTGTGAATTCCGGTGTTTGTCCTCGTGCACAGAACCAACCCTTTCCTTTCCGAACTTTAAAACGAACCAACATATCATAAACTATTTGAATACCGAATGGACATAAAGTAAAGTCAAACTTTTGAAacgtttacataaattaaattaaaaacgaaaaattaaatagacgGTAGTATGTATATGCATTGCAGACAGACCTGGTGATGAAACACTAGATGCAGTTTTACGGGAAAATTTTGAACGCAGATGCGccgcagaaaaaaaaaatcatacattgaGTATAGACAACATCGTTGTTGAACGTGGACACAGTTGTTCGCTTAGTTGTTACGCAGTATTAAATACGACACGTTATCTCTCAGAGGTCGTGAGCGTACCAAGTCATTTTTACGATATATACAAACGTAAAAGTGTTACTGTAAAACCTTTTCGTCGTTATTGACGAGCACTACCGGTAAATCAATTTCATTGTTACAGTACACACGAATGATTAAAGTCcagttgaattttattaaaaaataaccgtTCGGGTCGATGATGTTTTTCACTTAGCAATGatgattatacatattttttttttaacggctaaaatattttttaaataatataattataatgcagTACATTATGTTCAATCTAACTTATTTTCGAGATAACACTGttgagtataaattataaaaacgtattcatttaaaaacgtCCTTTTgcataaattagtttttcattttccaaagattgattgttatttgttttagaataACGTTTAAtggatactataataaaaaataaaacgaataaaactgtatattattatcataatatgtttctCTCGACTGTTGTAAAAATCCTTTTACGTTTTACAGTTCtgcattatatacaatattgtcttttgcaatttaattacaattaaaaacaaattaaattagtctATTCCGAGTTGCACTTATTTAAATCATCGCCTATAGTTCCGGgtatttattgtacacatttatggtaatattaagttctacaaaaaaaaattcttcttttattaattgtattgtttggCTA
The DNA window shown above is from Aphis gossypii isolate Hap1 chromosome 2, ASM2018417v2, whole genome shotgun sequence and carries:
- the LOC114125552 gene encoding dual 3',5'-cyclic-AMP and -GMP phosphodiesterase 11A-like, which gives rise to MRKNEEADVAALNGDEMTQITLSVVEEWLDSHPDHCQDYFLRKIELDLINKWLVSHGFLNINDYISSATSTSSSGNVSPANGLAVQQVSPATSPNAPSILVNGTNNSLSVSQVYRSNSKRCRRHDFARAKTRSVLRTQEIGKDVPICSSRRSSLKDMRKFTSLPPSPISMLSLLIDSKVRLPRWPVSAHNVDTKRDLRHAQGERDFFLTVVRDIATDLDLKSLSQKIVDDLTVLLDCDAGSLFLVDGPPRGSRRRCLVSKVFDVHSGARGQFLLPDGVQCDAAGGPTTGTDNEVRIPWGVGILGHVASTGETVNLDVACEDPRFDDEVDRIMGYYTSSLLCMPVKNSYEEIIAVAQVNNKNPDKDDGHFTSMDEKLFETYLQFVGIAITNAQIVEDSRAEYDRNRNLLEVVHDLFEEQTSIDKVIMKIMQRAQRLLKCERAAVLLVDESCDSTSFSKLFDLNSPKHNIKNNVKNSRQKVEGENVSRYLESLAERVACSGEVLNINEHECSEGIVDSGINSLLAMPIRNKNDQIIGVASIINKLNSSPFDDYDEQLFEAFTIFCGLGIHNTLMYSEVEKAMARQKVSIEVLSYHATASNKEVERILGMPVPAADSLNLYSLTFDDFSLNDDEMLMAAVSMFLELGLVKTFNIEKETLYRFLITVKRNYRDVPYHNWRHAFNVAQVMFAIMMGCDMKNTFSDLEVLGMFVGCLCHDLDHRGTNNSFQEKARSALVLLYGTTNTMEHHHFNHAVMILSSENLNIFSSLSAESFSTVMKVLKHSILATDLSMYFQLRNKFFRLIESKEYSWDEESQRYLLMAMLMTSSDLAASTKQWHVQKRAARLVTDEFIEQGDKERFELKIQPQALMDRERQHELPQLQIRWIADICLPLYQALGQMNPKLNVMKEGALNNMHQWSKLVDENYKNLNGEQNN